The following proteins are co-located in the Calliphora vicina chromosome 2, idCalVici1.1, whole genome shotgun sequence genome:
- the LOC135950559 gene encoding M-phase inducer phosphatase-like gives MTKNRKTSVPETSFSVQSHQSRLPNMKLPKLSGKYSDYKNFMSLFENLVHNDPTLTDIEKFNHLISCLSEEALGTVKAFQISEENYPKALASLKKVYDNECLIFFDNISKLFDLHEITKPSASALRSMIDTVSAIYDYLLSIGDDKKITNAILIHLVMSKVDPVTKSKWEEQLDFEKLPLWSDCEAALNKRYQHIAADESSSSRTMLNKNKTDNSTKKNNKTSLNCTKSKQSADKCLFCRSNQHIIINCPSFTAEPVIQRFDFIKSVPACINCLKKGHTVARCTASKCRICSGSHNSLLHRYNTSSSSNNNGNSNNNENSNNYSEQPSTSHASVNYSSSDERIVLATAVVRVRNSSGQFIPARALLDSGSQPNLITEELAQLLRKEKEAD, from the coding sequence ATGACTAAAAATAGAAAGACAAGTGTGCCTGAAACTTCTTTTAGTGTACAGTCACATCAGTCAAGACTGCCAAATATGAAGCTCCCTAAACTCAGCGGAAAATATTCCGACTACAAGAACTTTATGAGCCTATTTGAGAACTTGGTCCACAATGATCCGACGTTGACAGacatagaaaaatttaatcatttaatatcaTGCTTGTCCGAAGAAGCGTTGGGTACAGTCAAAGCTTTTCAGATTTCAGAAGAAAATTATCCCAAAGCATTAGCCAGTCTAAAAAAGGTTTATGACAATGAATGTctgatattttttgataatatcTCCAAACTGTTTGATCTACATGAGATCACAAAACCTTCGGCTTCTGCTTTGCGAAGCATGATTGATACTGTTTCTGctatatatgattatttattatctATTGGTGATGATAAAAAGATTACTAACgctattttaatacatttagtGATGTCTAAAGTAGATCCAGTGACCAAATCTAAGTGGGAAGAACAGCTAGATTTTGAAAAGCTGCCACTATGGTCAGACTGTGAAGCCGCCTTGAACAAACGGTATCAGCATATTGCTGCTGATGAATCTTCAAGTTCAAGGACGAtgttaaataagaataaaactGACAATTctacaaagaaaaataataaaacatcacTAAATTGTACAAAATCAAAGCAATCTGCtgacaaatgtttattttgtagatCTAATCAGCATATAATAATTAATTGCCCTTCATTTACTGCTGAGCCCGTAATTCAAagatttgattttattaaatctgTGCCAGCATGTATAAATTGTCTGAAAAAAGGACATACAGTAGCAAGATGTACAGCATCAAAGTGTAGAATTTGCAGTGGTTCACATAACTCATTGCTACACAGGTACAATACTAGTTCAAGTTCTAATAACAATGGAAATTCTAATAACAATGAAAATTCTAACAACTACTCTGAACAGCCGTCTACTTCTCACGCTTCGGTGAATTATTCATCATCAGATGAAAGAATTGTTCTAGCGACAGCTGTGGTTAGAGTAAGAAATAGTTCGGGCCAATTTATACCAGCCAGAGCTCTTTTAGATTCCGGTTCTCAACCTAATTTGATAACTGAGGAACTTGCACAGTTACTGCGAAAAGAGAAGGAGGCAGATTGA